In a single window of the Nicotiana tomentosiformis chromosome 8, ASM39032v3, whole genome shotgun sequence genome:
- the LOC104103629 gene encoding subtilisin-like protease, producing the protein MMVQRSNMTCIFIFSVAFFLSFQLTIAQRSTGLQTYLVHVNKPPAQVLANSADLESYYNSFLPEEFEGLEVPPRIIHSYHHVAIGFAARLSAEEVKEMEKKDGFVSARVEKILALHTTHTPNFLGLYQNMGFWQESNYGKGVIIGVLDTGITPGHPSFCDHNMPPPPAKWKGKCEFTGNVTCNKKLIGARNFVSGSSDPPFDEEGHGTHTSSTAAGNFVDNANVFGNANGTAAGMAPLAHIAMYKVCTDGCSDVDILAALDAAIDDGVDVLSLSIGGFSAPFYDDNIATGAFAAIQKGIFVSASAGNDGPLNSTLSNEAPWILTVGASTHDRKIVATAVLGNGKEYDGESAFQPTDFPHTLLPLVYPGLSDQEAALCSSGSLNNTDVKGKVVVCDRGGGVARLEKSQTVKDAGGAAMILVNLEIDGDGTFADAHVLPATHVSYNAGEKIKAYINSTSTPSAGIRFKGTSIGFKSAPSVPSFSSRGPNLASPGIVKPDIIGPGVNILAAWPVSVENKTGTDLTFNIISGTSMSCPHLSGIAALLKSAHPDWSPAAIKSAIMTTADQSNLEGKPILDQRDLPADIFATGAGHVNPSKASNPGLIYDIQVENYIQYLCGLGYKEKDIGLIVQQSVKCSQLSSISEAELNYPSFSIILGPETQNYTRTVTNVGDASSIYVVNITRIQGVYIVVEPTTLVFTKVNQQATYSVSFSQTGGITGRSVQGAISWISNKYVVRSPISVKLE; encoded by the coding sequence ATGATGGTACAAAGATCAAACATGACTTGCATTTTTATCTTCTCTGTTGCTTTCTTTTTAAGTTTCCAATTGACTATTGCTCAACGTTCAACTGGTTTGCAAACTTACCTTGTCCATGTAAACAAGCCACCTGCACAAGTTCTTGCTAATTCAGCTGATCTAGAAAGCTACTATAACTCCTTTTTACCGGAAGAGTTTGAAGGTTTGGAGGTGCCACCGCGTATTATTCACTCCTATCACCATGTGGCGATTGGCTTTGCGGCCAGATTGTCAGCTGAGGAAGTaaaagaaatggaaaagaaaGATGGTTTTGTGTCGGCGAGGGTTGAGAAGATTTTGGCTTTGCATACAACACATACTCCAAATTTCTTGGGGTTGTACCAGAATATGGGGTTTTGGCAAGAATCAAATTATGGTAAGGGTGTGATCATTGGGGTTCTGGACACTGGAATTACTCCAGGACATCCATCTTTTTGTGATCATAACATGCCACCACCACCGGCAAAATGGAAAGGGAAATGCGAGTTCACAGGAAATGTGACTTGTAACAAGAAGCTCATTGGTGCGAGGAATTTTGTGAGTGGTTCAAGTGATCCACCATTTGATGAGGAAGGTCATGGCACGCATACTTCAAGTACGGCAGCTGGTAACTTTGTTGATAATGCAAATGTGTTTGGTAATGCCAATGGTACAGCAGCCGGTATGGCACCTCTTGCCCACATTGCCATGTACAAGGTGTGTACAGATGGTTGTTCAGATGTTGATATTCTGGCTGCATTGGATGCTGCAATAGACGATGGTGTTGACGTGCTCTCTCTTTCCATTGGTGGATTTTCTGCTCCTTTTTATGATGATAATATTGCCACTGGTGCTTTTGCTGCAATCCAAAAGGGTATCTTCGTGAGTGCTTCTGCCGGTAATGATGGTCCATTAAATTCTACACTATCAAATGAGGCCCCTTGGATTCTCACAGTTGGCGCTAGCACTCATGATAGGAAAATAGTGGCAACAGCTGTGCTAGGGAATGGAAAAGAGTATGACGGTGAATCGGCTTTTCAGCCCACAGATTTTCCTCATACTTTATTGCCCTTGGTATACCCTGGCCTGTCCGATCAAGAGGCTGCACTTTGTTCATCAGGATCACTAAATAATACTGATGTCAAAGGCAAAGTTGTCGTGTGTGACAGAGGTGGCGGTGTAGCAAGACTCGAAAAAAGCCAAACTGTAAAGGATGCTGGTGGTGCCGCCATGATTCTTGTCAATCTAGAGATTGACGGAGATGGAACTTTTGCTGATGCTCATGTCCTTCCCGCGACACATGTAAGTTATAATGCTGGAGAAAAGATTAAAGCGTACATTAACTCAACCTCCACACCTTCAGCAGGAATTCGTTTCAAAGGCACAAGCATCGGCTTTAAGAGTGCGCCGTCTGTGCCATCTTTTTCCTCCAGGGGTCCTAACCTAGCAAGTCCGGGCATTGTCAAACCCGACATTATTGGTCCTGGAGTGAACATCCTTGCTGCATGGCCCGTCTCTGTGGAGAACAAAACTGGCACtgatttgacatttaacataatCTCCGGAACCTCTATGTCCTGTCCTCACCTTAGTGGCATTGCAGCTTTGCTTAAAAGTGCACATCCTGATTGGTCTCCAGCTGCTATTAAATCTGCAATAATGACCACAGCTGATCAGTCCAATCTTGAAGGTAAGCCCATCCTTGATCAGAGGGATCTACCTGCTGATATTTTTGCCACTGGCGCCGGCCATGTAAATCCATCAAAAGCAAGTAATCCAGGACTTATTTATGACATTCAAGTAGAGAACTACATCCAATATCTGTGTGGTCTTGGCTACAAGGAAAAAGATATCGGGCTTATTGTGCAACAAAGTGTCAAGTGCTCACAACTATCAAGCATATCTGAGGCAGAACTGAACTATCCTTCTTTCTCCATTATACTTGGACCTGAGACTCAGAATTATACAAGAACAGTTACAAATGTAGGCGATGCAAGCTCAATTTACGTTGTTAACATCACTCGAATTCAAGGAGTTTATATAGTTGTCGAGCCTACCACGCTTGTCTTCACCAAGGTGAACCAACAGGCAACTTATTCAGTTTCCTTTTCCCAAACAGGTGGCATCACCGGCCGTTCTGTACAAGGAGCTATATCATGGATCTCTAACAAATATGTTGTCAGAAGCCCAATATCTGTTAAATTGGAATAA
- the LOC104116383 gene encoding subtilisin-like protease has protein sequence MEKKDGFVSARVEKILALHTTHTPNFLGLYQNMGFWQESNYGKGVIIGLLDTGINPGHPSFSDDNMPPPPKKWKGKCEFTGNITCNKKLIGARNFVSGSTDPPYEEGGHGTLTSSVAAGNFVDDANVFGNANGTAAGIAPLAHIAMYKVCSNVGCSDVDTLAAIDAAIDDGVDLLSLSIGGYNAPFYDDGMAIGAFSAIQKGIFMSASAGNDGPLSATLSNEAPWILTVGASTHDRKIVATAVLGNGQEYDGESVLQPTDFPHDILFPLVYPGLLDQKAALCSSGSLNSTDVKGKVVVCDKSGGSIARLEKGQTVKDAGGVAMILINLEIDGDGTLAYVDVLPTTNVGYNAGEMIKAYINSTSTPLARILFKGTKMGFKSAPSVISFSSRGPSLASPGIVKPDIIGPGVNILAATHVSVENKTGTDLTFNIVSGTSISCPHLSGIAALLKSAHPDWSPAAIKSAMMTTADQSNLEGQPILDHRNQPADVFATGSGHINPLKACNPGLIYDIQPHNYIQYLCGLGYTDKEIGLVVQQTGNCSLQVSIPEAELNYPSFSIILGPQTQNYTRTVTNVGDASSTYVVNITRIQGVYIVVEPTTLVFTKVNQQATYSVSFSQTGGITGRSVQGAISWISNKYVVRSPVSVKLE, from the coding sequence atggaaaagaaaGATGGTTTTGTGTCGGCGAGGGTTGAGAAGATTTTGGCTTTGCATACAACACATACTCCAAACTTCTTGGGGTTGTACCAAAATATGGGGTTTTGGCAAGAGTCAAATTATGGTAAAGGTGTGATCATTGGGCTTCTGGACACTGGGATTAATCCAGGACATCCATCTTTTAGTGATGATAACATGCCACCTCCACCAAAAAAGTGGAAAGGGAAATGTGAATTTACAGGAAACATAACGTGTAACAAGAAGCTCATTGGTGCGAGGAATTTTGTGAGCGGTTCAACCGATCCACCATATGAAGAAGGAGGCCATGGAACACTTACTTCAAGCGTAGCAGCTGGAAACTTTGTTGACGATGCAAATGTGTTTGGCAATGCCAATGGCACAGCAGCCGGCATTGCCCCTCTTGCCCACATTGCCATGTACAAGGTGTGTTCAAACGTTGGTTGTTCAGATGTTGACACATTGGCTGCAATCGATGCTGCAATAGATGATGGTGTTGATTTGCTTTCTCTCtccattggtggatataatgctCCTTTTTATGACGACGGTATGGCCATTGGCGCTTTTTCTGCAATCCAAAAGGGTATCTTCATGAGCGCTTCAGCCGGTAATGATGGTCCACTCAGTGCTACACTATCAAATGAGGCCCCTTGGATTCTCACCGTTGGTGCTAGCACCCATGATAGAAAGATAGTGGCAACAGCTGTGCTagggaatggacaagaatatGACGGTGAATCAGTTTTGCAGCCCACAGACTTTCCTCATGATATCTTATTTCCCTTAGTATACCCTGGCTTGTTAGATCAAAAGGCTGCATTATGTTCATCAGGATCATTGAATAGCACTGATGTCAAAGGCAAGGTTGTTGTGTGTGACAAAAGTGGCGGTAGTATAGCAAGACTTGAGAAAGGGCAAACAGTAAAGGATGCAGGTGGTGTTGCCATGATTCTAATCAATCTAGAGATTGACGGAGATGGCACATTAGCTTATGTCGATGTCCTTCCTACAACAAATGTGGGTTACAATGCAGGGGAAATGATTAAAGCGTACATAAACTCAACCTCAACGCCTTTGGCAAGAATCCTTTTCAAAGGCACAAAGATGGGCTTTAAGAGTGCACCATCTGTAATATCTTTTTCCTCCAGGGGTCCAAGCTTGGCAAGTCCAGGCATAGTAAAACCAGACATTATCGGTCCTGGAGTGAACATCCTTGCAGCAACGCACGTCTCAGTGGAGAACAAAACTGGCACCGATTTGACATTTAACATTGTCTCAGGTACCTCAATCTCCTGTCCTCACCTTAGTGGCATTGCGGCTTTGCTTAAAAGTGCACATCCTGATTGGTCACCGGCTGCTATTAAATCTGCAATGATGACCACAGCTGATCAATCTAATCTTGAAGGTCAGCCCATCCTTGATCACAGGAATCAACCTGCTGATGTTTTTGCCACTGGTTCTGGCCATATAAATCCATTAAAAGCATGTAATCCAGGACTTATTTATGACATCCAACCGCATAACTACATCCAGTATCTATGCGGTCTTGGCTACACAGATAAAGAGATTGGGCTCGTCGTGCAACAAACTGGCAACTGCTCGCTACAAGTGAGCATACCTGAGGCAGAACTGAACTATCCTTCTTTCTCCATTATACTTGGACCACAGACGCAAAACTATACAAGAACAGTCACAAATGTTGGCGATGCAAGCTCAACTTACGTTGTTAACATCACTCGAATTCAAGGAGTTTATATAGTTGTCGAGCCTACCACGCTTGTCTTCACCAAGGTGAACCAACAGGCAACTTATTCAGTTTCCTTTTCCCAAACAGGTGGCATCACCGGCCGTTCTGTACAAGGAGCTATATCATGGATCTCTAACAAATATGTTGTTAGAAGCCCAGTATCTGTTAAATTGGAATAA